The following coding sequences are from one Musa acuminata AAA Group cultivar baxijiao chromosome BXJ2-4, Cavendish_Baxijiao_AAA, whole genome shotgun sequence window:
- the LOC135609108 gene encoding plasmodesmata-located protein 2-like isoform X1: MGSLTARYRHSSLTPFPSSSFALPLLRLALTVLAFLSPAAAGDLYNLVYKGCANQSFPGGAAAYGQALAALSSSLTARAATSEFYKTTASSANGGQSLFSLFQCRGDLSSSDCSACVSRLLPMWPSLCGYAAAARVQLSGCYALYQVSGFPQISGTQMLYKTCGSGGGGGDFEVNRDTAFSQLQSGVAGGQGFYTTSYGSIYTMAQCEGDLSNGDCTDCVAQAVQKSEVECGGATSGQIYLDKCYISYSYYANGVTSAGSGGGGNGVLDVSFAGMVLTFYISEEGDLCAWFQIKLMIVDCFSVIRANREDSGHSGGRGSRGGFSDHLLVVCQEFDEKER; encoded by the exons ATGGGCAGCCTCACAGCCCGTTACCGTCATTCTTCTCTGACTCCTTTTCCGAGCTCTTCGTTCGCATTGCCATTGTTAAGATTGGCCCTCACAGTACTCGCCTTCCTGTCTCCGGCCGCTGCCGGCGACCTCTACAACCTTGTCTATAAGGGCTGCGCCAACCAGTCCTTCCCCGGCGGCGCTGCAGCCTACGGCCAGGCCCTCGccgccctctcctcctccttgacTGCCCGCGCCGCCACCTCCGAGTTCTACAAGACCACCGCCTCATCCGCCAACGGCGGCCAGTCCCTCTTCAGTCTCTTCCAGTGCCGCGGTGACCTCTCCTCCTCCGATTGCTCTGCCTGCGTTAGCCGCCTCCTCCCCATGTGGCCGTCTCTCTGCGGCTACGCCGCCGCCGCCCGCGTCCAGCTCTCCGGTTGCTACGCCCTGTACCAGGTGTCCGGCTTCCCCCAGATCTCTGGCACCCAGATGCTTTACAAAACCTGTGGCtccggcggtggcggtggcgactTTGAGGTCAATCGGGACACGGCCTTCAGCCAGCTACAGAGCGGCGTCGCTGGCGGGCAGGGGTTCTACACCACTAGCTACGGCTCCATCTACACTATGGCGCAGTGCGAGGGTGACCTCTCTAACGGGGACTGCACCGACTGCGTGGCCCAGGCCGTCCAGAAGTCGGAAGTGGAGTGCGGCGGCGCCACCTCTGGCCAGATCTACCTCGACAAGTGCTACATTAGTTACAGCTACTACGCGAATGGCGTCACCTCCgccggcagcggcggtggcggtAATGGAG TTTTAGATGTTTCATTTGCTGGAATGGTATTGACTTTCTATATCTCGGAGGAAGGTGACTTATGTGCATGGTTCCAAATAAAATTGATGATAGTTGATTGCTTCTCGGTGATCAGGGCAAACAGGGAAGACAGTGGCCATAGTGGTGGGAGGGGCAGCAGGGGTGGGTTTTCTGATCATCTGCTTGTTGTTTGCCAGGAGTTTGATGAGAAAGAAAGATG A
- the LOC135609108 gene encoding plasmodesmata-located protein 2-like isoform X2, producing the protein MGSLTARYRHSSLTPFPSSSFALPLLRLALTVLAFLSPAAAGDLYNLVYKGCANQSFPGGAAAYGQALAALSSSLTARAATSEFYKTTASSANGGQSLFSLFQCRGDLSSSDCSACVSRLLPMWPSLCGYAAAARVQLSGCYALYQVSGFPQISGTQMLYKTCGSGGGGGDFEVNRDTAFSQLQSGVAGGQGFYTTSYGSIYTMAQCEGDLSNGDCTDCVAQAVQKSEVECGGATSGQIYLDKCYISYSYYANGVTSAGSGGGGNGGQTGKTVAIVVGGAAGVGFLIICLLFARSLMRKKDDF; encoded by the exons ATGGGCAGCCTCACAGCCCGTTACCGTCATTCTTCTCTGACTCCTTTTCCGAGCTCTTCGTTCGCATTGCCATTGTTAAGATTGGCCCTCACAGTACTCGCCTTCCTGTCTCCGGCCGCTGCCGGCGACCTCTACAACCTTGTCTATAAGGGCTGCGCCAACCAGTCCTTCCCCGGCGGCGCTGCAGCCTACGGCCAGGCCCTCGccgccctctcctcctccttgacTGCCCGCGCCGCCACCTCCGAGTTCTACAAGACCACCGCCTCATCCGCCAACGGCGGCCAGTCCCTCTTCAGTCTCTTCCAGTGCCGCGGTGACCTCTCCTCCTCCGATTGCTCTGCCTGCGTTAGCCGCCTCCTCCCCATGTGGCCGTCTCTCTGCGGCTACGCCGCCGCCGCCCGCGTCCAGCTCTCCGGTTGCTACGCCCTGTACCAGGTGTCCGGCTTCCCCCAGATCTCTGGCACCCAGATGCTTTACAAAACCTGTGGCtccggcggtggcggtggcgactTTGAGGTCAATCGGGACACGGCCTTCAGCCAGCTACAGAGCGGCGTCGCTGGCGGGCAGGGGTTCTACACCACTAGCTACGGCTCCATCTACACTATGGCGCAGTGCGAGGGTGACCTCTCTAACGGGGACTGCACCGACTGCGTGGCCCAGGCCGTCCAGAAGTCGGAAGTGGAGTGCGGCGGCGCCACCTCTGGCCAGATCTACCTCGACAAGTGCTACATTAGTTACAGCTACTACGCGAATGGCGTCACCTCCgccggcagcggcggtggcggtAATGGAG GGCAAACAGGGAAGACAGTGGCCATAGTGGTGGGAGGGGCAGCAGGGGTGGGTTTTCTGATCATCTGCTTGTTGTTTGCCAGGAGTTTGATGAGAAAGAAAGATG ATTTCTGA